The sequence CAGGTCAACCTATCCCAGCGCTTTGATGTGGACTTGCATACCGATCCCTATGAGCTATACAGGAGGCTGCGCCTCATCAACCCCGCCCCCTTCGCCTGCTACCTCAACTTCGACGATGTTACTGTAGCCGGCGCCTCACCGGAGAGATTCCTCCGCCTCACGGAGGATTTAGTGGAGACGCGTCCCATGAAGGGGACTCGCCCCAGGGGGAGATCGGCGGCGGAGGATGATGCCCTTGCCGGGGAGCTGCTTCATAGCATTAAGGACCGCGCCGAGAACGTGATGATCGTTGACCTTGAGAGGAACGACCTGGGGAGGGTTTGTAGATACGGAACGGTGCGGGTGAGGGAGCTATGGACACTTGAGAGATATGCCACCGTATTTCAACTCACCTCCACCGTGGAGGGAAGGCTCGGGGAGGGCAAGAACCGGACCGACCTGCTCAAGGCGAGCTTCCCCGGCGGCTCGATCACCGGCGCCCCCAAGGTGCGTGCCATGGAGATCATCGATGAGCTGGAGCCCACCAGGAGGAGCATTTATACCGGCTCCCTGGGCTACCTGAGCTTCGATGGCAATATAGACCTCAACATCGTGATACGCACCTTCATCATCAAGGATGGGAAGGCGTATTTCCAGGTGGGAGGTGGCATTGTCTCCGACTCGGAACCGGAGGCGGAGTATCAGGAGACCATGGACAAGGCCAGGGCGCTTATCGAGGCGCTGGAACTTTCAAGCTTTACGGAGGTGAAGTAATACCAGTCATGGATTTTTTGTATAAGGTTCATGGAGCGAAGTGGAGGGGGGAGCTGCCAGAACGGAGTGGGTGTTGATACTCATCATCGATAACTATGACTCCTTTGCCTATAATCTAGCCCAGTATATCGGTGAGCTGGGGTGGGAACCGGTCGTCTATCGTAATGACCGGATCGCTCTAGAGGAGATCGAGCAGCTCACACCTTCTCACATCGTGATCTCCCCGGGGCCGGGCACCCCCTTGGATGCGGGGGTCTCCAACGACGTGGTACGCCATTTTGCCGGCAGGGTACCGATTTTGGGGGTCTGCCTGGGGCATCAGTGCATCGGATATGTCTACGGCGGGTTAATCGTGCGTTCGGCGCCCATGCACGGAAAGACCTCGCCTATTTACCACGATGGCAAGGTAATCTACCAGGGTCTGGAGAGCCCCTTCGAGGCGGGGCGCTATCACTCGCTGGCGATAAAGCCGGGAACGCTGCCCCACTACATCGAGGTCTCGGCGGTAACAGAGGAGGGGGAGATTATGGGGGTGCGTCATAAGAGTTTTGTGGTCGAGGGGGTCCAGTTTCACCCCGAGTCGATACTCACCGCTGTGGGACATGATATATTGAGGAGGTTCTTGAGCATTAGAAGCCCGCTTTGGGGTTGATGTTGGGTTTGTGATGCTCATTATAAAACAGATCTAGGCCCAGGCGTTGGATAGCCCGGGCCGAAGCCTCAGACGACCTTTCAGCCTCGGGGGAAGAGTCCTGAAGCCCTTTTCTATATTTGAGGGATACAGTTAATGAGAATCGCCAGGGATGGTAGGTTATGAAGGACATTATCTATATCAATGGAGCACTGGTACCGCGGGGGGAGGCTAGGATCTCGCCCTTCGACCGCGGCTTCCTCTATGGCTACGGTCTCTTTGAGACGATGCGCTCCTACAGGGGACGGGTTTTCCGCCTCGACCGGCACCTGGCACGGCTCATGAACTCAGCCGAAAGACTCGGCCTCGCCGCTTTACTGGACCCCGCAGCGCTGGAGCAGGCTATCCAAAAGACCCTGGAGGCTAATAGGCTCCGCGATGCCCGCATCAGGCTAAGCGTTTCGGCAGGAGAGGGAGAGCGGGGGCTAGAACCTCCGGAATCGGGCACGCTCACCATCATCGTTGTTGCCCAGAAGCTTGTCCCCCCAACTCCACAGGCTTATGGGGAAGGCGTAAGCGCTGCCATAGTGAGCGCGAGGCGAAACAGCCAGTCACCGCTATCTGGAATAAAGTCGATGGCTTATCTGGAGAGCCTGCTCGCTCATTCCGAGGCTGTGGCTGCAGGAGCAGATGAGGCGATCCTGCTAAGTGAGCGGGGCACTGTTGCCGAGTGCAGCACCAGCAACATCTTTCTGGTGGTCGGGGAACGGCTACTAACCCCCTCAGCGGAGAGCGGCATACTGCCCGGGATCACCAGGGAGGTGGTCTTGGAGATGGCGCAGGGTCTGGGTATAACTACGGTAGTGGGCGAGATCCAACTAGCTGACCTCCTCGGCGCAGATGAGGCCTTCCTGACCAACTCAATAGTTGAGGTCATGCCCATAACTCAAGTGGATGGCAAGCCCGTTGGCTCTGGGAGGCCGGGGGAGATGACAAAGAGGCTGCTAAAAGCCTACAAGGAGCTGGTTCTGCAGCAGGGCCACGATTACTAGCTAGGGAGTTAAATACGAAACCTTCAGTAGTCCTCATGTACCTGTTGACCAACTTTTACCGACGTGTTATCATGTCTGAATTTTAACGGGGCTCAAGGCTTATGGAAAGTTTCGAAAAGGGGATAAAACGGAGCAGGGAGGGCTGGTTCAGCAGGGTGGTGCATCTCTTCGAGCGCGCTACTGCGGACCAGGCGCTGTGGGACGAGCTGGAGGAGCTTTTAATTACAGCCGATGTGGGGGTGAGCACCACCACCAGGCTCATAGAGCAGGTGAGGGAGAGGGCAGAAAGAGAGAGGCTTAAGGACGGCACCCAGATATATTCCCTATTGAAGCAGGAGATGGTGGCCATGCTAGAGGTAGATACCATGGGTGAGGCGGCTTCGAGCGCAGACCTCGCTTCATCGGGACCAAGGGTGATCCTGGTGGTCGGGGTGAATGGGGCAGGAAAGACACTCTCCATTGCCAAGCTGGCTAACTCCTTCAAGCATCAGGGGAAAAGGGTAATCATCGCAGCTGCCGATACCTTCAGAGCGGCAGCAATCGACCAGCTCAAGATACTGGGGAAAGGGGCTGGGGCCGAGGTGATATGCCATCAGCCC is a genomic window of Dehalococcoidia bacterium containing:
- the pabB gene encoding aminodeoxychorismate synthase component I, with the protein product MPSESNMKRYPLIQEVSTSLKAPEAFELFKERPFSFFLDSGMDPETLGRYSFMGSDPFLVVKSRGGDISLLYRDGQETVTGNPFDVLGQLLEKYALEPSHSPIPFIGGAVGYLSYDLCHFIERLPATAVDDLKLPECYLAFYDAIIAFDHLEGRAYIASTGFPEMEEASRRNRARERIDELRDVLAEAPSPQTDSSSEKAEMPCSGLAPGSKNAPGMKLRANFTHEEYVRAVAAAREYIYAGDIFQVNLSQRFDVDLHTDPYELYRRLRLINPAPFACYLNFDDVTVAGASPERFLRLTEDLVETRPMKGTRPRGRSAAEDDALAGELLHSIKDRAENVMIVDLERNDLGRVCRYGTVRVRELWTLERYATVFQLTSTVEGRLGEGKNRTDLLKASFPGGSITGAPKVRAMEIIDELEPTRRSIYTGSLGYLSFDGNIDLNIVIRTFIIKDGKAYFQVGGGIVSDSEPEAEYQETMDKARALIEALELSSFTEVK
- a CDS encoding aminodeoxychorismate/anthranilate synthase component II; its protein translation is MILIIDNYDSFAYNLAQYIGELGWEPVVYRNDRIALEEIEQLTPSHIVISPGPGTPLDAGVSNDVVRHFAGRVPILGVCLGHQCIGYVYGGLIVRSAPMHGKTSPIYHDGKVIYQGLESPFEAGRYHSLAIKPGTLPHYIEVSAVTEEGEIMGVRHKSFVVEGVQFHPESILTAVGHDILRRFLSIRSPLWG
- a CDS encoding aminotransferase class IV gives rise to the protein MKDIIYINGALVPRGEARISPFDRGFLYGYGLFETMRSYRGRVFRLDRHLARLMNSAERLGLAALLDPAALEQAIQKTLEANRLRDARIRLSVSAGEGERGLEPPESGTLTIIVVAQKLVPPTPQAYGEGVSAAIVSARRNSQSPLSGIKSMAYLESLLAHSEAVAAGADEAILLSERGTVAECSTSNIFLVVGERLLTPSAESGILPGITREVVLEMAQGLGITTVVGEIQLADLLGADEAFLTNSIVEVMPITQVDGKPVGSGRPGEMTKRLLKAYKELVLQQGHDY
- the ftsY gene encoding signal recognition particle-docking protein FtsY, with translation MESFEKGIKRSREGWFSRVVHLFERATADQALWDELEELLITADVGVSTTTRLIEQVRERAERERLKDGTQIYSLLKQEMVAMLEVDTMGEAASSADLASSGPRVILVVGVNGAGKTLSIAKLANSFKHQGKRVIIAAADTFRAAAIDQLKILGKGAGAEVICHQPGADPGAVVFDSLEAARARQADVVIIDTAGRLHTKFNLMEELQKIRRVVSRNDPSAPHEVLLVLDATTGQNGLTQARYFTRAVSVTGVFLAKLDGTAKGGIVLAICDELKIPILFVGTGETLEDLAPFDAQTFVEVLSS